The following coding sequences are from one Reyranella humidisoli window:
- a CDS encoding GSCFA domain-containing protein, translating to MPLFEISAEEILAARSAENDAQAWPTREDKDNRVEPIAKPHFDVTFRLVPGEPIFTIGSCFARNVEAKLLDRGYKIPALDIFKREDFAKIDPSALNNYGVPSIYQELAWALDPEFPFVPEANFSEVFPGKFVDSHLPVGIRPAPLEIVTARREAVRQAVAQVKDCRVIIITLGLTEVWYDKKHDLYINTHPRLKALEAEPERYVLRVLSFDETMTYLRKIADIIDRFGRNDTQIIVTVSPVPMGSTHRSVDVMVANTYSKSVLRTAAEHIVAERRNVHYYPSYESFTLSDRKRAFKYDMVHVEQELVDFNVGRMVAGFAERSTDLDKMDVPTLIAHINEVSENNPRLKWNLLQENHDRISTSFEFAQFYIRTALNRRAFKLARAALLAAPNEWQPAQKELLEAELLIGEEKYAHAKGVLQKLGFGKMEKLTPEGRRCYYMLVEANIGLKDMDAARNAALTFSRQVVKRGGRNRVYEMLAKGYKDAERLKEAAHFYAQAVELSQADVVMLDYAEVLMALKKIDEAKAILEKAACENPVNRRRKEHMLSFVVPRVAAAE from the coding sequence ATGCCGTTGTTCGAAATCTCAGCCGAAGAAATCCTGGCCGCGCGTTCGGCGGAAAACGACGCGCAGGCCTGGCCGACCCGCGAGGACAAAGACAATCGCGTCGAGCCGATCGCGAAGCCTCATTTCGACGTGACGTTCAGGCTCGTGCCCGGCGAGCCAATTTTCACCATCGGTTCCTGCTTCGCGCGAAACGTCGAAGCCAAGCTGCTCGATCGCGGCTACAAGATCCCGGCGCTCGACATCTTCAAGCGCGAGGACTTCGCCAAGATCGATCCGAGCGCATTGAACAACTACGGCGTTCCGTCGATCTACCAGGAGCTGGCTTGGGCCCTCGATCCGGAATTTCCCTTCGTGCCGGAAGCGAATTTCAGCGAAGTATTCCCCGGCAAGTTCGTGGACAGTCACCTTCCTGTCGGCATCCGGCCGGCGCCGCTCGAGATCGTCACCGCCCGTCGCGAGGCGGTGCGTCAGGCGGTGGCCCAAGTCAAGGATTGCCGGGTCATCATCATCACGCTGGGCCTGACCGAGGTCTGGTACGACAAGAAGCACGATCTCTACATCAACACCCATCCCCGCCTGAAGGCGCTGGAAGCGGAGCCGGAACGCTACGTGCTGCGCGTCCTGAGCTTCGACGAGACGATGACCTACCTGCGTAAAATCGCCGACATCATCGACAGGTTCGGACGTAACGACACGCAGATCATCGTCACGGTCTCGCCGGTCCCCATGGGCTCCACGCATCGGTCCGTCGACGTGATGGTGGCCAACACCTACTCGAAGAGCGTTCTGCGCACCGCGGCCGAGCACATCGTGGCCGAGCGCAGGAACGTCCACTACTACCCGAGCTACGAGAGCTTCACCCTGTCCGACCGCAAGCGCGCCTTCAAGTACGATATGGTGCATGTCGAGCAGGAGCTGGTCGATTTCAACGTCGGCCGCATGGTCGCGGGCTTCGCAGAGCGCTCCACAGATCTCGACAAGATGGATGTCCCGACGCTGATCGCCCACATCAACGAAGTTTCCGAGAACAATCCCCGCCTGAAGTGGAACCTGCTCCAGGAGAACCACGACCGCATCTCGACCAGTTTCGAGTTCGCGCAGTTCTACATCCGGACCGCACTCAACCGCAGAGCCTTCAAGCTGGCCCGCGCGGCGCTTCTCGCGGCGCCGAACGAATGGCAACCAGCGCAGAAGGAGCTGCTCGAGGCGGAGTTGCTGATCGGCGAGGAGAAATATGCCCATGCGAAGGGCGTCCTGCAGAAGCTCGGCTTCGGCAAGATGGAGAAACTCACCCCCGAAGGCCGGCGCTGCTACTACATGCTGGTCGAAGCCAACATCGGATTGAAGGACATGGATGCCGCCCGCAATGCGGCCCTGACCTTCTCCCGCCAAGTGGTGAAACGCGGCGGCCGCAACCGGGTCTACGAGATGCTGGCCAAGGGCTACAAGGACGCCGAACGCCTGAAGGAGGCCGCGCACTTCTACGCGCAGGCCGTCGAGCTCAGCCAAGCGGACGTCGTGATGCTCGACTACGCGGAGGTCCTGATGGCCCTCAAGAAGATCGACGAAGCCAAGGCAATCCTCGAAAAGGCCGCATGCGAGAATCCTGTCAATCGCCGCCGCAAGGAACATATGTTGTCCTTCGTCGTCCCGCGGGTCGCCGCGGCGGAGTAG
- a CDS encoding M81 family metallopeptidase, which produces MAYRVLIAQFMHETNTFSKLKTTLEDYRKRWLIEGEAIVPRFTGTKNEVGGYIDSVKKYGWEPVWAAAANATPSGKLTKETWEHIRDLILDAAKKAGKLDAICLSLHGAAVTETEDDAEGALLAALRAIVGPDVPIVATLDLHANATAGMARHANALVSYRTYPHIDGYERAVQAAALVQETLEGRKKPRCLLVQPAMLQGADSGKTTQPGLMRDLLARADAFEKEPGINVVSIQAGFTWSDIPYTGPSIAVSHEPGAEKRAREMAAALLDEIWKRRDENTSNYRPIADAIAAARAGVGKDGPLVVADGTDNPGGGGYNDTTPVLQALIDADVQNVAFGTIFDPGTVQQAIAAGVGAEIDVVLGGHTDPSMGGPVKARAFVKMLSDGSFKNDGPMNAGVETSMGPTAVLRIGGIDVVTISNRIQTIDLQVFFSQGIDPRTKSVVVVKSVQHFRAAYAPIAREIVLVDSGGICSPDLSRLKFTKLRRPIWPLDGINDPYAGQRP; this is translated from the coding sequence ATGGCGTACCGCGTCCTGATCGCGCAGTTCATGCATGAGACGAACACCTTCAGCAAACTCAAGACGACGCTGGAGGATTACCGCAAGCGCTGGCTGATCGAGGGCGAGGCGATAGTGCCGCGCTTCACCGGCACGAAGAACGAGGTCGGCGGCTACATCGACTCGGTGAAGAAGTACGGCTGGGAGCCGGTCTGGGCCGCCGCGGCCAATGCCACGCCGTCGGGCAAGCTCACGAAGGAGACCTGGGAGCATATCCGCGACCTGATCCTCGATGCCGCGAAGAAGGCGGGCAAGCTCGACGCGATCTGCCTGTCGCTGCATGGCGCGGCGGTGACGGAGACGGAGGACGATGCCGAAGGCGCGCTTCTGGCGGCGCTGCGCGCCATCGTCGGTCCGGACGTCCCCATCGTCGCCACGCTCGACCTCCATGCCAACGCCACGGCGGGGATGGCGCGTCACGCCAACGCGCTGGTGAGCTACCGGACCTATCCGCACATCGACGGCTACGAACGTGCGGTCCAGGCCGCGGCGCTGGTCCAGGAGACGCTGGAGGGCCGGAAGAAGCCCCGGTGCCTGCTGGTCCAGCCCGCCATGCTGCAGGGCGCGGATTCCGGCAAGACCACCCAGCCCGGCCTGATGCGCGACCTGCTGGCCAGGGCCGACGCCTTCGAGAAAGAGCCAGGCATCAACGTCGTCAGCATCCAGGCGGGATTCACCTGGTCGGACATCCCCTACACCGGCCCTTCGATCGCGGTGAGTCACGAGCCCGGCGCCGAGAAGCGCGCGCGGGAAATGGCGGCCGCGCTGCTCGACGAGATCTGGAAGCGCCGCGACGAGAACACCTCGAACTACCGGCCGATCGCCGACGCGATCGCGGCGGCCAGGGCCGGCGTCGGCAAGGATGGTCCGCTCGTGGTGGCCGACGGCACCGACAATCCGGGCGGCGGCGGTTACAACGACACGACCCCGGTGCTGCAGGCGCTGATCGACGCGGACGTCCAGAACGTGGCCTTCGGCACCATCTTCGATCCCGGCACGGTGCAGCAGGCCATCGCCGCCGGCGTCGGCGCGGAGATCGACGTCGTGCTGGGCGGCCATACCGATCCGTCGATGGGCGGACCGGTGAAGGCGAGGGCCTTCGTGAAGATGCTGTCCGACGGTTCCTTCAAGAACGACGGGCCGATGAATGCCGGCGTCGAGACCTCGATGGGACCGACCGCGGTGCTGCGCATCGGCGGCATCGACGTCGTCACCATCTCCAACCGCATCCAGACCATCGACCTGCAGGTCTTTTTCAGCCAGGGCATCGACCCACGCACGAAGAGCGTGGTGGTGGTGAAGAGCGTGCAGCATTTCCGTGCGGCCTACGCGCCGATCGCCCGCGAGATCGTGCTGGTCGATTCCGGCGGCATCTGCTCGCCCGATCTGTCGCGCCTGAAGTTCACCAAGCTGCGGCGGCCGATCTGGCCGCTCGACGGCATCAACGATCCCTATGCGGGGCAGCGGCCATGA
- a CDS encoding TauD/TfdA dioxygenase family protein, protein MNVVREAPLPGASFGATLRLDGDAAEIVAAAERDPARLPAELSAARGLLLIQGMNGISDDPDLLIRLSRVFGPEVEDYRHTLTDLKAVHVSVPEILLVSNRAPVGKAPPKRPDPPLAADGLIPTQYPHRKGWHTDQSYRRPPPDISLFYAVTPAERTTGQTLFANGILAYEALPPALKAKVENLVGLHAQPGSGRSRDAALAGRTPRAFAVHERSQPQPVVRAHPVTGEKSLFLCEWGQMDWFEGPFVGLEPGPHGAGAALLDEIMAHYTERRFCYAHEWTEGDLLVWDNRCLVHAATWFDGDRESRLMWRTTVHGNPGAPYAGEKKSWIPAAAG, encoded by the coding sequence ATGAACGTCGTGCGCGAAGCGCCGCTGCCCGGCGCATCCTTCGGTGCCACGCTGCGGCTCGACGGCGATGCCGCCGAGATCGTGGCAGCCGCCGAGCGCGATCCCGCCCGCCTGCCGGCCGAGTTGTCGGCGGCCAGGGGGCTGCTGCTGATCCAGGGCATGAACGGAATCTCGGACGATCCGGACCTGCTCATCCGCCTCAGCCGCGTCTTCGGGCCGGAGGTCGAGGACTATCGGCATACGCTGACCGACCTGAAGGCGGTGCACGTTTCGGTGCCGGAGATCCTGCTGGTGTCGAACAGGGCGCCGGTCGGCAAGGCGCCGCCCAAGCGGCCTGATCCGCCGCTGGCCGCCGACGGGCTGATCCCGACGCAGTACCCGCACCGCAAGGGCTGGCACACCGACCAGAGCTATCGCCGGCCGCCGCCCGACATCTCGCTGTTTTACGCCGTAACGCCGGCCGAGCGGACGACCGGCCAGACGCTGTTCGCCAACGGCATCCTGGCCTACGAGGCGCTGCCGCCGGCGCTGAAGGCGAAGGTCGAAAATCTGGTCGGCCTGCACGCCCAACCGGGTAGCGGCCGCTCGCGCGACGCCGCCCTGGCCGGGCGCACGCCGCGCGCCTTCGCCGTCCATGAGCGCTCGCAGCCCCAGCCGGTCGTGCGCGCCCATCCCGTGACCGGCGAGAAATCCCTGTTCCTCTGCGAATGGGGCCAGATGGACTGGTTCGAGGGACCGTTCGTCGGCCTGGAGCCGGGGCCGCACGGGGCGGGGGCCGCGCTGCTCGACGAGATCATGGCGCACTATACGGAGCGTCGCTTCTGCTACGCCCACGAATGGACCGAGGGTGATCTGCTGGTCTGGGACAATCGCTGCCTCGTCCACGCCGCCACCTGGTTCGACGGCGACCGCGAGAGCCGCCTGATGTGGCGCACGACGGTTCACGGCAATCCCGGCGCCCCCTACGCCGGCGAGAAGAAGAGCTGGATTCCGGCCGCTGCTGGCTGA
- a CDS encoding prolyl hydroxylase family protein: MTNMLSLRPGDRVPDFALPGLDGKLRKFVWSFVGDPVALLAVADLTALDPVQFAALRAACEQASTTLLVVAGNEIARATPAWTKLGAAPEQPLLLCDPKGQYLSALLAQGGAVAFGQAMGPRQRVIVLDPNQRVAGTFDTRALLAAAEGIGALAASVRADGGADLLLKTAMAPVMVLPRVFEPDFCTQLIRLWGKGDHGDSGVSSRYGNVDMAKLKRTEDYMIVEPMMQKAVSDRLAYRIGPELTKVFAFDREFTFDAHVVLSYSAEGKHFFAAHRDNGAPVTADRAFAVSLNLNDDFEGGELVFPEYAGVRVSPPAGAAAVFSCGLLHKVGPVTRGRRYVLTTFFRQKR; this comes from the coding sequence ATGACCAACATGCTGTCGCTCCGGCCCGGAGACCGCGTTCCGGATTTCGCCCTGCCGGGGCTGGACGGCAAGCTTCGGAAGTTCGTCTGGTCGTTCGTCGGCGACCCGGTGGCGCTGCTCGCCGTGGCCGACCTGACGGCGCTCGATCCCGTCCAGTTCGCCGCCTTGCGCGCTGCCTGCGAACAGGCGTCGACCACGCTGCTGGTCGTCGCCGGGAACGAAATCGCCCGCGCGACGCCGGCCTGGACGAAGCTCGGCGCGGCGCCCGAGCAACCGCTGCTGCTCTGCGACCCCAAGGGCCAATACCTCTCGGCCCTGCTCGCGCAAGGCGGCGCCGTCGCCTTCGGCCAGGCGATGGGGCCGCGCCAGCGCGTGATCGTGCTCGATCCGAACCAGCGGGTCGCGGGTACCTTCGATACGCGGGCCCTGCTGGCGGCGGCCGAGGGGATCGGCGCGCTGGCCGCTTCCGTTCGCGCCGACGGCGGCGCCGACCTGCTGCTCAAGACCGCGATGGCGCCGGTGATGGTCCTGCCCCGCGTCTTCGAGCCGGACTTCTGCACCCAGCTCATCCGGCTCTGGGGCAAGGGCGACCACGGGGACTCGGGCGTTTCGAGCCGCTACGGCAACGTCGACATGGCGAAGCTGAAGCGCACCGAGGACTACATGATCGTCGAGCCGATGATGCAGAAGGCGGTCTCCGACCGTCTCGCCTATCGCATCGGTCCGGAACTGACGAAGGTCTTCGCCTTCGATCGCGAGTTCACCTTCGACGCCCATGTCGTGCTGTCCTACAGCGCCGAGGGCAAGCACTTCTTCGCCGCCCATCGCGACAACGGCGCGCCCGTCACGGCCGATCGGGCCTTTGCCGTGTCGCTGAACCTCAACGACGACTTCGAGGGCGGCGAGCTGGTGTTTCCCGAATATGCCGGCGTGCGCGTGAGCCCGCCCGCGGGCGCGGCCGCGGTCTTCTCCTGCGGCCTGCTGCACAAGGTCGGCCCGGTGACCCGCGGCCGCCGCTACGTGCTCACGACCTTCTTCCGCCAGAAGCGCTGA
- a CDS encoding GDSL-type esterase/lipase family protein, protein MLVLGDSIAAAWPRTLLESTYPGRRVAKIAVSGERVQQTKWKIESGRFDHLRPRTVIMLVGTNNLGRNPPCAISQGILDIVDDVERRWKPEQIVVFGILPRGAGGTYQASARSQINTAVRNGLAGRSGVRFIELDDRMSCAPCAPYRPDNTHLTTDGYRILTGALR, encoded by the coding sequence GTGCTGGTGCTGGGGGATTCGATCGCGGCGGCTTGGCCGCGCACGCTTCTCGAATCCACCTATCCCGGCCGACGGGTCGCCAAGATCGCGGTCAGCGGCGAGCGGGTGCAGCAGACGAAGTGGAAGATCGAAAGCGGTCGCTTCGATCACCTGCGGCCCCGGACTGTAATCATGCTGGTCGGCACCAACAATCTTGGACGCAACCCGCCCTGCGCCATCTCGCAGGGCATCCTCGACATCGTCGACGACGTCGAGCGGAGATGGAAGCCGGAACAGATCGTCGTCTTCGGCATCCTGCCCCGCGGCGCCGGCGGCACGTATCAGGCAAGCGCCCGCAGCCAAATCAATACGGCCGTGCGTAACGGGCTGGCCGGCCGTAGCGGCGTACGGTTCATCGAACTCGACGACCGGATGTCGTGCGCGCCGTGCGCTCCCTACCGACCCGACAACACGCATCTCACGACCGACGGCTACCGAATCCTGACCGGGGCGCTCAGGTAG